In Dyadobacter sp. NIV53, a single window of DNA contains:
- a CDS encoding type II toxin-antitoxin system HigB family toxin: MRIFSRNTLQEFWTTHSDSKTGLLSWYDKMSKSENTPQEIIADFKGADYVGNERIVFNIARNKYRLIVSFNYEFNVCWVKFVGTHKEYDKVDAKTIKF; encoded by the coding sequence ATGAGAATATTTTCCAGAAATACACTCCAAGAGTTTTGGACAACACATAGCGATTCAAAAACAGGTCTTTTGAGTTGGTATGATAAAATGAGCAAATCAGAAAATACTCCACAAGAAATAATTGCCGACTTTAAAGGTGCTGATTATGTTGGTAATGAAAGAATAGTATTTAATATTGCCCGCAATAAATACAGGCTAATTGTTTCCTTCAATTATGAATTTAATGTCTGCTGGGTCAAATTTGTAGGAACACACAAAGAATATGACAAAGTAGATGCAAAAACTATAAAATTTTAG
- a CDS encoding type II toxin-antitoxin system HigA family antitoxin — MKTFEIRPIKTETEYKAALQELEKIWSAKRDTPEGDIFELLALVIDDYESKQFPMPALDPIEAIKYQMEERGLHQKDLLPYFGSKSRVSEILNRKKPLTLKMIKTLFKDFGIPAETLLS; from the coding sequence ATGAAAACTTTCGAAATTAGACCCATAAAGACTGAAACTGAATACAAGGCAGCTTTGCAGGAACTCGAAAAAATCTGGAGTGCAAAACGCGATACACCAGAAGGTGATATTTTCGAATTACTCGCGTTAGTTATTGATGACTATGAATCAAAGCAATTTCCGATGCCTGCACTTGATCCGATAGAGGCTATCAAATATCAAATGGAGGAAAGAGGTTTGCATCAAAAAGACCTTCTGCCTTATTTTGGCTCAAAAAGCCGTGTGTCAGAAATCCTGAACAGAAAAAAACCACTTACTTTAAAGATGATTAAAACTTTATTTAAGGATTTCGGTATTCCCGCTGAAACTTTATTATCTTAA
- a CDS encoding class I SAM-dependent methyltransferase, which produces MSTEKQSHEAHSGWYEVQYATREAQEKAIADWKYDAENKTINNWIHSRLLAMVNPLVTEKKSWLTVGDGYGFDANFFYEKGLDVTATDISDTFLPLSQRHGLFEKYSVENAENLTFADNSFDYIFCKEAYHHFPRPYMAVYEMLRVAKEGVVLVEPHDPISKMPLLLALRNILDRRDTTLLQKYWKNRYSFEEVGNYVFKLSEREIDKLANGIGLPMVAFKGINNNYYNAAAGHEKADDSSSAFKKIKSKLALHNFLTRLSLMPSQVLCAVIFKRTPSEQVIEAMKKDGFQIHVFPVNPYAGK; this is translated from the coding sequence ATGTCTACGGAAAAACAAAGTCACGAAGCCCATTCAGGCTGGTACGAAGTACAGTATGCAACCAGAGAGGCGCAGGAAAAAGCAATTGCTGATTGGAAATATGATGCTGAAAATAAAACGATCAACAACTGGATACACAGCCGGTTACTGGCAATGGTAAATCCGTTGGTTACTGAGAAAAAAAGCTGGCTGACAGTGGGTGATGGTTATGGTTTTGACGCTAATTTTTTCTACGAAAAAGGTTTGGATGTAACAGCAACAGATATTTCTGATACTTTTTTACCTCTTTCACAGCGACACGGACTTTTTGAAAAATATTCAGTGGAAAATGCTGAAAACCTAACCTTTGCCGATAATAGCTTTGACTATATATTTTGCAAAGAAGCCTATCATCATTTTCCACGTCCATATATGGCTGTATATGAAATGCTAAGAGTGGCAAAAGAAGGCGTTGTACTCGTTGAACCACATGATCCGATCTCAAAAATGCCTTTATTATTGGCTTTAAGGAATATTCTGGATCGACGGGACACGACATTATTACAGAAATACTGGAAGAACCGCTATTCTTTTGAAGAAGTTGGTAATTACGTTTTTAAATTATCGGAGAGGGAAATTGATAAGCTGGCAAACGGAATCGGATTACCAATGGTCGCTTTTAAAGGAATTAACAATAATTATTATAATGCGGCGGCCGGTCACGAAAAAGCAGATGATTCTTCATCAGCATTTAAAAAGATAAAAAGCAAACTGGCACTGCATAATTTCCTGACACGATTGTCGCTTATGCCGTCGCAGGTTCTTTGCGCGGTCATTTTCAAAAGGACGCCATCTGAACAGGTTATTGAAGCGATGAAAAAGGATGGATTTCAAATTCATGTTTTCCCGGTTAATCCTTATGCGGGGAAGTAA